A single Carassius carassius chromosome 3, fCarCar2.1, whole genome shotgun sequence DNA region contains:
- the zfta gene encoding zinc finger translocation-associated protein — MDEAESKESVHKAEQTESRSLIMKAEEEEATPQRGHSGDLSAGQEDMTNGLTSHESQDVPVTSVCSPGTSYWCISENADSPFLLSPIPGPSKKDPPPTKHTPGRDHRRYYHEYWRSEYLMDFEPQRQGMICMVCGSSLATLKLSTIKRHINQKHPYSLLWTESDKDVIRSGWESHLNRENCQPLCPDPDVPPESQEILDVNKLSTGRSSGSISPVLQAQSGISRVTPSPPASSVQELPGPTAQVMERYLNDSLHAWFRQEFLMEYQAEEGRLLCMVCSCLLPSLHLDHIKSHMLDLHPNSLLYSAEEKHSILQTWAKTHGEESHSLQPQIKSEPHAKEINLDGSASFIPLNVDPIQGNLMSCTRGDENPPDNSQRSQSLPYYPRKRRLKYGSPWRLRLDYLVAYGPPENPLCYCMVCSEHLPVPRVSNFRKHIQECHPETSNLSRSERDAVVSSWIKEEKIDKVTPKEDDPQSGPVTTNAVGDMQVSPVKTTEQGAETEDNNSTNITPSIQMPGRHRHYPGKDQRRNYQARWKMDFLMDYDCRKHGLICMVCGATLATLKVSTIKRHILQVHPHSLDYNPEERQLVLLCYNQISAHFHSDDCFLGTNHGHKENANSNAYVNTECTMSQST, encoded by the exons ATGGATGAAGCGGAGTCCAAAGAGTCGGTGCATAAAGCTGAGCAGACAGAATCTCGCTCATTAATAATGAAAGCTGAGGAAGAGGAGGCGACACCGCAGCGGGGACACTCGGGGGACCTCTCAGCAG GTCAAGAGGACATGACCAATGGTCTCACATCTCATGAAAGCCAGGACGTTCCTGTCACCTCTGTATGCTCTCCAGGCACCAGTTACTGGTGTATCTCTGAGAACGCAGACTCTCCTTTCCTTCTGTCTCCAATCCCAGGCCCATCTAAAAAAGACCCTCCTCCAACAAAGCACACACCTGGCCGAGACCACCGGCGCTATTACCATGAGTACTGGCGCAGCGAGTACCTCATGGACTTTGAGCCACAGAGACAAGGGATGATCTGCATGGTTTGTGGCAGTTCACTGGCCACCCTGAAGTTAAGCACCATCAAGAGGCACATCAATCAGAAGCATCCGTACTCGCTGCTGTGGACCGAGTCTGATAAAGATGTGATCCGGTCGGGATGGGAGAGTCATTTGAACCGAGAGAACTGCCAGCCGTTATGTCCCGATCCTGATGTTCCTCCAGAGTCACAGGAGATTCTGGACGTTAACAAGCTCTCCACAG GCAGGTCTAGTGGTTCCATCTCTCCAGTACTTCAAGCCCAGTCTGGCATTAGCAGGGTCACACCATCCCCTCCGGCCTCCTCGGTCCAGGAGCTCCCAGGCCCCACAGCTCAGGTGATGGAGCGCTACCTGAACGACTCGCTGCACGCCTGGTTCCGCCAGGAGTTCCTGATGGAATATCAGGCAGAGGAGGGTCGTCTTTTATGCATGGTATGCAGCTGTCTGTTGCCTTCGCTGCACCTGGATCACATCAAGAGTCACATGCTGGATCTGCACCCGAACTCTCTGCTGTACAGCGCTGAGGAAAAGCACTCCATCCTGCAGACCTGGGCTAAGACGCACGGTGAAG AGTCCCACTCTTTACAACCTCAAATCAAATCGGAACCGCATGCCAAAGAAATAAACTTAGATGGTTCAGCCTCGTTTATTCCTCTGAATGTGGATCCCATTCAAGGAAACTTGATGAGCTGCACAAGAGGAGATGAGAATCCACCAGACAATAGCCAGAGATCCCAGTCCTTACCTTACTATCCCAGAAAGAGAAGACTAAAATACGGCAGCCCCTGGCGTCTCCGTCTGGATTATTTAGTGGCGTACGGTCCTCCGGAAAACCCGCTCTGCTACTGTATGGTGTGTTCTGAACACCTGCCTGTGCCGAGGGTCAGCAACTTTCGCAAGCACATCCAGGAGTGTCATCCGGAGACGAGCAACCTCAGCCGAAGTGAGAGAGATGCTGTGGTCAGCTCCTGGATAAAGGAGGAGAAAATCGACAAGGTTACACCGAAAGAGGATG ACCCACAAAGTGGCCCTGTCACTACAAATGCTGTTGGTGACATGCAGGTGTCTCCTGTGAAAACCACAGAGCAAGGAGCTGAAACAGAAGACAATAATAGCACAAATATCACCCCATCAATACAGATGCCTGGGCGGCACAGGCACTACCCGGGGAAGGACCAGCGGCGCAATTACCAGGCCCGCTGGAAGATGGACTTCCTGATGGACTATGACTGCAGGAAGCACGGATTGATCTGCATGGTGTGTGGCGCTACGCTCGCAACACTGAAGGTCAGCACCATCAAGAGACACATCCTTCAAGTGCACCCTCACTCGCTGGACTACAACCCAGAGGAGAGGCAGCTGGTCCTGCTTTGCTACAACCAGATCTCAGCGCACTTTCATTCGGACGACTGTTTTTTGGGCACGAATCATGGCCATAAAGAGAATGCTAACAGTAATGCTTATGTTAATACCGAATGCACTATGAGCCAGAGCACTTAA